In one Diabrotica virgifera virgifera chromosome 7, PGI_DIABVI_V3a genomic region, the following are encoded:
- the LOC114337600 gene encoding cysteine proteinase 2 isoform X2 — protein MEKSIIIFIVVFLGITLSLDEVEWKNFKNTHFKRYNDIEDKLRFKVFQDSLRVIEAHNDKYNKGEVSYFLKTTQYADWTNEEFRSLLNSNLNTKLYTKNISRGFNSKSKAKIPPSVDWRNEKAVTEVKDEGTCGCGWAFSAIFCEKKFQVDQHLNTATHKLKLKKMALGPVQQSINTSLQNVQDQDESKKEKRLFNQDLCKALLTANIPLKKLQNIHFRQFLQKYCNFNIPNEATLRKGNVNALYDGVIEEIKVSLSDNTFYVIVDESTDACGRYMVHLIIGALKEDEPGNLI, from the exons ATGGAAAAGTCaattataatatttattgtagtttttttggGAATCACCCTTTCTTTGGACGAGGTGGAATGGAAGAATTTTAAG AATACACATTTTAAAAGATATAATGACATTGAAGACAAGCTGAGATTTAAAGTATTTCAAGACAGCCTTAGAGTAATAGAAGCACATAATGATAAATACAACAAGGGAGAAGTGTCTTATTTTCTAAAAACTACACAGTACGCTGACTGGACAAACGAAGAATTTAGATCTTTATTAAATAGTAATCTTAATACAAAActttatacaaaaaatattagTAGAGGGTTTAATTCAAAGTCAAAGGCTAAAATTCCGCCATCAGTGGACTGGAGAAATGAAAAAGCTGTAACAGAAGTTAAAGACGAAGGAACTTGTGGTTGCGGTTGGGCTTTTAGTGCG ATTTTCTGTGAGAAGAAGTTTCAAGTCGACCAACATTTAAATACTGCTACTCATAAGTTGAAGCTAAAAAAGATGGCATTAGGACCCGTTCAGCAGTCCATTAATACATCTCTTCAAAATGTTCAAGATCAAGATGaatcaaaaaaagaaaaacgtTTGTTTAATCAAGACCTGTGTAAAGCTTTGTTGACAGCAAACATTCcgttaaaaaaattacaaaatatacattttaggcaatttttgcaaaaatattgtaACTTCAATATTCCTAACGAGGCAACGCTAAGAAAGGGCAATGTGAATGCATTGTATGATGGAGTAATTGAGGAAATTAAAGTTTCTTTAAGCGATAACACCTTTTACGTAATTGTCGATGAAAGTACAGATGCATGTGGTCGATATATGGTGCATCTTATAATCGGCGCCTTAAAAGAGGATGAACCAGGAAACCTTATTTAA